Proteins from a genomic interval of Rosa chinensis cultivar Old Blush chromosome 2, RchiOBHm-V2, whole genome shotgun sequence:
- the LOC112186892 gene encoding CSC1-like protein HYP1, producing MILSALLTSVGINLGLCLLFFTLYSILRKQPSNAKVYAPRSVAAKGAPTETNGFDFDRLLPTAGWVKRAWQPSEDQLLAATSLDAVVFMRIFIFSLKVFGFGGIIGVFVLLPINFLGTQLDVDFSDFPNKSLDSFSISNVDDGSNWLWVHFCAAYIFSAVVCYLLYYEYSYISSRRIAHFYSSKPQPNQFTVLVRGIPVLSGSSCSETVEKFFTEYYSSTYLSHLLVRRTSKLQRLTSDADKVYRTLARLKSEKDPQQRFKRDGLFGRKVDVLDHYGKKLDDLDDTVRLEQSSLAGKEVSAAFVSFKSRLAAAIAVHIQQGTNPTEWVTESAPEPQDVHWPFFSSSFIKRWVFKLVVVVACAALTILFLIPVAIVQGLANLAQLETWFPFLKSILSLTVVSQVITGYLPSLILQLFLSFVPPIMIVLSSMEGYVSFSQIQKGACTKMLWFTIWNIFFANVLSGTALYRVDILLEPKKIPGLLADAVPAQASFFIAYVVTSGWTSVSSELFRMTPLIFSMIKRLFSGKDSDEFEVPSISYHSEIPRILFFGVLGITYFFLAPLILPFLLVYCCMGYLIYRNQLLNVYAPKYETGGKFWPIVHNSTIFSLVLMHIIAIGLFGIKKLPLASSLMIPLPILTLLFNEYCRKRFLPIFKSYPVECLVRKDKEDQSDPSMDAFYDKLSTAYEDPVLMPIRHRRSTDDHNSPLLPAVV from the exons ATGATCCTCTCTGCGCTGTTAACCTCAGTAGGAATTAATCTGGGTCTATGTTTGCTATTCTTCACTCTCTACTCTATTCTGAGGAAGCAACCCAGTAACGCCAAGGTTTATGCACCGCGCTCTGTTGCTGCAAAAGGAGCACCAACTGAAACAAATGGCTTCGATTTCGATAGATTGTTGCCCACTGCGGGTTGGGTGAAGCGGGCATGGCAGCCCTCTGAAGATCAGCTCTTGGCTGCCACCAGTTTGGATGCCGTGGTGTTTATGCGCATTTTCATCTTCAG TTTGAAGGTGTTTGGGTTTGGTGGGATTATTGGGGTTTTTGTTCTTCTGCCAATAAATTTTCTGGGCACCCAGCTGGACGTGGATTTTTCGGATTTTCCCAACAAGTCTTTGGACTCGTTTAGTATTTCGAATGTGGATGATGGCTCGAACTG GTTATGGGTTCATTTTTGTGCAGCATATATTTTCAGTGCAGTCGTCTGCTATCTTCTTTACTAT GAGTACAGTTATATCTCATCAAGAAGAATTGCTCACTTCTATTCATCCAAACCTCAGCCTAATCAGTTCACAGTATTGGTTCGTGGTATTCCTGTCCTATCTGGAAGCAGCTGCAGTGAAACCGTTGAAAAATTCTTTACAGAATATTACTCTTCTACTTATCTTTCACACTTGTTGGTTCGTCGAACTAGCAAACTCCAACGTCTCACT AGTGATGCAGACAAGGTATACAGAACGCTTGCCCGTCTAAAGTCAGAAAAGGATCCACAGCAAAGATTCAAGCGTGATGGGCTTTTTGGACGCAAAGTCGATGTGTTGGATCACTATGGAAAGAAATTGGATGATTTAGACGATACTGTTAGATTAGAGCAATCATCGTTGGCAGGAAAG GAAGTTTCAGCTGCCTTTGTGTCGTTCAAGTCCCGGCTTGCTGCTGCAATAGCTGTACACATTCAACAAGGAACAAATCCCACAGAGTGGGTCACAGAGAGTGCTCCTGAGCCTCAGGACGTTCATTGgcccttcttttcttcatcttttatAAAAAGATGGGTCTTCaagctggtggtggtggttgcaTGTGCTGCTCTTACGATTCTATTCCTCATTCCAGTTGCAATCGTGCAAGGCCTCGCTAATCTTGCACAGTTAGAAACCTGGTTTCCTTTTCTCAAAAGCATACTGAGTTT AACAGTTGTCAGTCAAGTCATAACTGGATATCTTCCAAGTCTTATTCTTCAGTTGTTCCTTTCTTTTGTGCCACCCATCATGATAGTGTTGTCATCCATGGAAGGATACGTCTCTTTCAGCCAGATACAAAAAGGTGCATGCACGAAGATGTTGTGGTTTACTATATGGAACATTTTCTTTGCAAATGTATTATCAGGAACAGCTCTCTATCGAGTCGATATCCTTCTTGAGCCCAAAAAGATTCCTGGGCTACTTGCTGATGCTGTTCCAGCACAG GCATCATTCTTCATTGCATATGTTGTGACATCTGGATGGACCAGTGTATCATCAGAACTCTTCCGCATGACCCCCCTGATTTTCAGTATGATAAAAAGACTATTTTCAGGAAAAGATAGTGATGAATTTGAGGTTCCTTCAATTTCATACCACAGTGAAATTCCTAGAATTCTATTTTTTGGAGTCCTTGGAATAACATACTTCTTTCTGGCTCCATTAATTCTACCTTTCCTTCTGGTTTACTGTTGTATGGGATACCTAATCTACCGCAACCAG CTATTGAATGTATATGCACCCAAGTATGAAACTGGTGGAAAATTTTGGCCTATAGTGCACAATTCAACAATATTTTCCCTGGTACTTATGCACATCATTGCGATTGGACTATTTGGGATTAAAAAGCTTCCCTTAGCTTCTAGTTTGATGATTCCTCTTCCAATTCTCACTCTTCTTTTCAATGAGTACTGCCGCAAACGATTTCTACCGATATTCAAATCATATCCTGTTGAG TGTTTGGTAAGGAAAGATAAAGAAGACCAGAGTGATCCTTCAATGGATGCATTTTATGATAAATTAAGCACTGCGTATGAGGATCCAGTTTTGATGCCAATCCGACATCGAAGAAGCACAGATGATCACAACTCTCCACTTCTTCCTGCTGTAGTCTGA
- the LOC112186903 gene encoding ethylene-responsive transcription factor ERN1: protein MARKRKVNEGVEETKSCIEGTMAWDEMVKEASAAAALGGAARRARKRFVGVRQRPSGRWVAEIKDTIQKIRVWLGTFDTAEEAARAYDEAACLLRGANTRTNFWPCSPSPSSTPALPSKITNLLLQRLKARNNNTSCSAPSAAPLPVNHQQKQYQEEAAAEFSENQYTDFLNDPEDYITSNNDNIPEISASSIDYMTSSFESCLTEKEEYTTAREAEQQMDYGNLSEVAEITYSGGDANFVGGSEEDAEEEEVNGQVGAIDFQFVDDIGSSDYYSPSPFEIAEEIEEAVEPETYADEPSMLRAAMKRMKYERKFSASLYAFNGIPECLKLKIGSSTTGNTRMRGISDLQRACSNKNKEEAPAKQEYEGKKEEENQQRSTDMGSSSSSSSFSSLSAVNGDGELSLWSSLDLQPICFLSTN from the coding sequence ATGGCAAGGAAGAGAAAAGTTAATGAAGGAGTGGAAGAGACCAAAAGTTGCATTGAGGGAACCATGGCTTGGGATGAGATGGTGAaggaagcctcagctgctgcAGCACTCGGAGGAGCAGCAAGAAGAGCTCGAAAGCGTTTTGTTGGTGTTCGCCAAAGACCCTCCGGAAGATGGGTGGCAGAGATTAAGGACACAATTCAGAAGATAAGGGTGTGGTTGGGGACATTTGACACAGCTGAGGAAGCAGCCAGGGCCTATGATGAGGCTGCTTGCTTGCTCCGCGGTGCCAATACTAGAACAAATTTCTGGCCTTGCTCCCCATCACCATCTTCAACTCCAGCACTTCCCTCAAAGATCACAAACCTTCTTCTCCAGAGGCTCAAAGCAAGGAACAACAACACCTCTTGTTCTGCTCCATCTGCTGCTCCTTTGCCTGTTAACCACCAACAAAAGCAGTATCAGGAAGAAGCTGCAGCAGAGTTCTCGGAAAACCAATACACTGATTTCCTTAATGATCCAGAAGATTACATCACAAGCAACAATGACAACATCCCTGAGATTAGTGCAAGTAGCATCGACTACATGACATCGAGTTTTGAGTCCTGCTTGACTGAAAAGGAAGAGTACACCACTGCAAGAGAAGCTGAACAACAAATGGACTATGGGAATTTGAGTGAAGTGGCAGAGATTACTTATAGCGGCGGGGATGCAAATTTTGTTGGTGGATCAGAGGAAGAtgcggaagaagaagaagtgaatgGTCAAGTGGGTGCCATAGACTTCCAATTTGTGGATGATATTGGATCATCAGACTACTACTCTCCTTCTCCTTTCGAGATTGCTGAAGAGATAGAAGAGGCAGTGGAGCCGGAGACCTATGCAGATGAGCCTTCTATGCTAAGAGCAGCCATGAAGAGAATGAAATATGAGAGGAAATTCTCTGCTTCTCTCTATGCCTTCAATGGCATACCCGAATGCTTAAAGTTAAAGATTGGATCTTCGACAACAGGAAACACGAGAATGAGGGGAATATCTGACCTGCAGAGGGCCTGCAGTAATAAGAACAAAGAGGAAGCTCCAGccaaacaagaatatgaaggaaagaaagaagaggagaaCCAGCAGAGATCAACTGATATggggtcttcttcttcctcttcttctttttcttctctgagTGCTGTGAATGGTGATGGTGAGTTGTCACTTTGGAGCTCACTTGATCTTCAGCCTATCTGCTTTTTGTCTACTAATTGA